In Cololabis saira isolate AMF1-May2022 chromosome 14, fColSai1.1, whole genome shotgun sequence, a single genomic region encodes these proteins:
- the LOC133459536 gene encoding organic solute transporter subunit alpha-like: MEDLVNSTIDPACLQEPPLAVDVIAQLDVFGICLYSMLTFMSCVSLLLYLEQCVFIYKKLPYPKKTTIIWISGAAPVISTMACLGMWIPRAVIITDMTSNSYFAVVVYKTLVFMIEELGGSGVFLNRFTGKTFRLNTGPCCCYCACLPRVPMSRRLLFLLRLGALQYAILKTVFSVFSIILWTNGSFDLSDLEITGAAIWINPFVGVLIITSLWPVGIIFMNTNSFLRGVSIIPKYAIYQLILVLSQLQTSIINILALDGTIACAPPFSSQARGSMLSQQMMIMEMFIISLISRYLYRRTYDTLPSEAHDTELNGKAALQAAHVEHDV, from the exons ATGGAAGATCTCGTCAACAGCACGATTGATCCAGCTTGTTTACAAGAGCCTCCACTGGCTGTGGACGTTATAGCGC AACTAGATGTTTTTGGAATATGCTTGTACTCCATGCTCACCTTCATGTCCTGTGTCTCCCTGCTTCTGTACTTGGAACAATGTgtctttatttacaaaaaactgCCATATCCCAAGAAGACAACCATCATTTGGATAAGTGGTGCTGCACCA GTCATTTCCACCATGGCTTGCCTAGGAATGTGGATTCCTCGGGCCGTCATAATCACTGATATGACATCTAACAG TTATTTTGCAGTTGTGGTATACAAGACGTTGGTTTTCATGATCGAGGAGCTCGGGGGTAGTGGTGTTTTCCTGAACCGGTTCACGGGTAAAACGTTCAGGCTCAACACAGGCCCGTGCTGCTGCTACTGTGCCTGTCTACCACGCGTGCCCATGTCACG ACGATTGTTATTCCTGCTGAGGCTCGGTGCTCTGCAGTATGCCATCCTAAAAACAGTGTTCTCTGTATTTTCCATAATACTGTGGACCAACGGCAGCTTTGATCTCTCTGAT ctAGAGATCACTGGTGCAGCCATTTGGATTAACCCCTTTGTTGGTGTTCTCATCATCACTTCCCTCTGGCCTGTTGGCATCATTTTCATGAACACCAACAGCTTTCTCCGTGGTGTCAGCATCATACCAAAGTATGCCATATACCAA CTGATACTTGTATTGAGCCAGCTGCAGACATCCATCATTAACATCTTGGCCTTAGATGGAACCATCGCCTGCGCCCCTCCGTTCTCCTCTCAAGCTCGTGGATCCA TGTTAAGTCAGCAGATGATGATTATGGAGATGTTCATCATCAGTCTGATCTCCCGGTATCTGTATCGCCGCACATATGACACACTTCCCTCCGAGGCGCATGACACGGAGCTGAACGGCAAGGCTGCCCTGCAGGCTGCTCACGTGGAGCATGATGtctag